From Jiangella mangrovi:
AGCACGTCCTCGACGGCGGCGAAGAACTCGCCCGCCGTCTTCTTCGCGACGCCGGCGAGCATCCGTTGCCCGACGCCGCCGATCATGCCGCCGACGATGGCGTCGGCGTCGTAGTCCAGCCGGGTGCCGCCGGCACCGTCGTCAGCCAGGACGACCCGGACGTCGGCGCTCACCGTCCCCGGCGCGCCCGCACCGGACGCCGTCATGACGAACGAGCCCGGCTCGTCCTGCGAGTGCAGCCGCACGTCGCCGGCGTAGGTGCCCTTGATCGAGCCGACGCCGGCGGACACCGTCATGCGGTACTGGTCCGGCCCGGCCTCCTCGAGCCGCGAGCAGCCGGGAATCGTCCGCACCAGCACGGCCGGGTCGTTGAGCGCCTTCCACACCTCGGCGCGCGGTGCCCGCAGCACGGCGGTCCCGGAAACCTTCATGGCGTGTCCCCTTCCCCAGCGGCGCGCAGCCGCAACGCATACAGGTCCGACGGCGAGATCGGCATCCGCGTGATCGCGAACCCCTCGGCGTCGGAGATGGCCGACGCCAGCACCGCGGAGCCGGGGATGACGCCGGCCTCGCCCGCGCCCTTGAT
This genomic window contains:
- a CDS encoding SRPBCC family protein, whose protein sequence is MKVSGTAVLRAPRAEVWKALNDPAVLVRTIPGCSRLEEAGPDQYRMTVSAGVGSIKGTYAGDVRLHSQDEPGSFVMTASGAGAPGTVSADVRVVLADDGAGGTRLDYDADAIVGGMIGGVGQRMLAGVAKKTAGEFFAAVEDVLTGVAPAAAGPQVVAVGTPGVFEAPTRGPAAAPADFTRGILVGAAVALAGVALGGWLSARARSVTN